The genomic stretch ATTGATCCTGGTCTTCTATTACATATCTGTTTAATTATAGCTTAGCTAAGGCTATGGAATTACTTGActgcttttaaagcaaaaagaGAATCACAAAGCTACAGaattgttagggttggaagggacctctggagatcacctTGTCCAACCCTCCTGCTGAGGCAAGGGTCACCTtgagcaggtgacacagaaatgtgtccaggtgggtttttggTCTCCAGAGAGGGGAAACTTcatgacctccctgggcagcctgctccagtgctctgTCACCCTCAAGGTAAAGTTCTTTAGGTCAAGGTGGAATTTGTTTTAGCTGATGGCTGTTACTCCTTTGTCCTTCTGCTGGGCACCACCAAAAAgggtctggcaccatcctctgacacctgcctttgagatatttatatgcattaatGAGACCCACTCCCAGTCTTCTCTTCCAcagactaaacaggcccagctgctgcagtctctcttcataagagagatgctccaaacCCCTCATCCTTTGTGGCCtctgctggaccctctccagtagcTCCTTGCCTTTCTtgcactgaggagcccagagctggacacagcactccagaagcggcctcaccagggctcagcagaggggcaggatcacctccctcgacctgctggccacactgttccCCATGCATCCCCTGGCTTCCACTGGCCCTCCTGCCCGCAAGGGCACTGCCGGTTTATGGTCAGCTTGCGATTCACCAAGACGTTGATGCTTCACCTCATTAATTTTTTCCAGCAACTACGCACAGCTTCTTTTGTAGCTGCATCACGTCAATATTTAAGTTATAGGGGAACCTTTTCCCATTAAGATCTCAGTGTGTTCCGCAGCAGGGGGGCTCCAAGAAGAGGGTTCGTGCACAGCCGTGCTCCAGGCTGGAgcgccccgagcccccggcAGCTCCCGGACTCCTCGGCTGGAATGGGACGAGCGCTCCCTCGCTCCCGCCCGCGCAGGCGCCCGGAAATGGAGCGGGAAGAGGAGCCCATTTCCCGTCCTCGCCTGCCGCTTCCGGGTCGCGCGCCGGGTTCCGCTggaggcggcggggcgggagctgcgggacgGGCGGCGGTCCCCgtcctcttcctcttcatcttcctcctcctcgtcctggTGCCGCTCGTGGCCGCCGCGGGCTGTGCCgggtgagcggggccgggcagggcgcgCCGTCTTCGGCCGTGCGGGTGCCCGCGGGCGGGGGAAGGGGAGGCCGCAGGGCCCGGGGCTGCTGTGCCGGCGGCGTTTCGGCTGCAGGTCTCATCCTCTACCAGTGTAGCTTTATCTTCCCTATcgccaaacaaaaccaaaaaataagtGGCCTTAGCCCAAATCCGCAGTGGTTCTGGTGCTGTCCGCGGGTCCCTGCTCCCCGTGTTCCCAGCGTAAAATTGCTGGGATTTTGAGAGGCCGCCCTAAAGCCGCGGAGTCTATTCCTGCTggcctgcttttcctcctcgGGGATGTGTGTTAACTCCTTTGGGTGTCTGTGGAATAGCGTTTCCTCGGCAAAGGTGAGTGTGACTTTTCACGGCTCAGCTGTCCAGGGAGAGGAAGCGGCAAAGGCAGCACACGGTGATGATCACTTTCTTCCTTGTTTAGTGGGACAAACATGGTACCCTCTTAAAGTATTTTAATtcacatttgttttaaaatcacTTTGGGTCAGCTAAGAGTAGTGTGGTTTGTGACATAGTTGGCCCTAGGCTTCTGGGAGCTGTTGTGTTGTGGCTAATGCCGAGCACACCCAGACCTGGGAACAGAAGAGTAACACATCACAAACTGGTGAAAGAGCCTCAGTCTTTCGGGTAATTACCTGACTTTGTTAAACAGAAGCTCGTGGAAAAATGAGTTTCACTTATATGCAGGAGATGCTTTTATACTTCTAGCAACCAATCTTGTTTTCTGGATATTCATCTTAAAAGTTGATACAATTGCACTCAAAATAAAGTCCtttaaatttctgtttaaagTTCTGTGACAAAGAAAAAACGTGACCTCgtgagtatttttttctgtgaattgcAAACATTTCAAATATCTCTAAtactttaacatttttttttgccGATTAATAAAGTTACTGAAGCATTGTTAAGGAGCTAGAATGGGAGTGAAAAGAGTCTTAATTATTTAGTCCCAGTTAGGTATTTTGACTATAGAAACATGGGATTACTCTGGGTCTTGCTTTGGAAGTTTTAGGCATTCAGCTGGTCATAAGAAACAGGAATTAATCTTGGTATTTGAATATTTCCTCTTTTATAATGGTAACACTTGACCAAAATATTGAAGTTTAAAATGGCTTGTTCTCATCTTGTTTTAGCTTTTTCTTATAAATTGCTTTAAATTAGTTTGTggattttaataaatattttgactGTAATCTATCATTTGGATTCTGTGGCTTTTCTTTCGATTGTCCAACTTGAACTGCGAGAGTGTGGTATGCTAATGCAAGTCATCAGTatgaaagatgatttttttatcTCCTCTGTAATCTAAGAGTTTTACAACTACTCTTGTGgtgcttatttttaaaacttcaaCATTTTCTCCAGGTTTAAGTTTATTTTATCATACAAGTTCCTCACTGCCACAATGAGGCTAGTAATTCTTGAAGATTATGATCAGGCTAGTGAATGGGCAGCCAAATACATCTGTAATCGTATTATCCAGTTCAAGCCGAGTCAAGGAAGATATTTCACGCTTGGTCTACCAACAGGCAAGTTTTATTCAAAGTCTTTGTAAATAAATAAGCCTAGAACAATGTTTGTATGATTGCTAGCAGatacagtatttaaaaaaacataagTATTATTTTTGGTAATGttctaaattttttatttttaaataaggatTTGATTTCTGTGAAAAGTTGTGATAGTTTGAGAAACTGATAAATACTAAATAAGAAACAACAGATTGCTTGTATGTTGAAAAGCATTGTAGCAAAATTTGACTGTGAATGCATttaaatacactgaaaatgTTGTGCAGATACACAGAACAGTAGAAAAACTTTATTTAACAGGGAGTACACCTTTGGGATGCTACAAAAAGCTGATAGAATATCACAAAAATGGAGATCTCTCTTTCAAATATGTAAAGACTTTCAACATGGATGAGTATGTAGGTAAGATATGCTATTATTTGAGAACACActgtactttttctttttttctccttataaAAACTGTTGAATACTTTGTCAAAGCACCAGGTTAGTCTAGTATGTTTATACTTTTATATTAGACTGCTGTCCAAgtgtttttctctatttctttatctgcaaaaatgcaaaaataaacacTGGTCTAAATTCAGTGTTTCACAATACTTCTGTAGACATTATATTGTCATGTAATATTGTGACTGCATTTCTGTGGAAGGCTTTACACTCTGTGATAAGGTGTATGTGAAGGGAATGTAAACCAATTACCTTGTACATGCCAACAGGAAACCTTCGTTCTCCACGTAGTTTCAAATCTCGCTTTATTTGACTCAGGTTTGCCTTGCATGCCTTACACCAGTTACATACAGACTAGAATTAAGGCTGTTTGGTTAAATCTTGTCATGTGGTAATTTCACTCTAAATGATTTCAGGGCTTCCCAGAAATCATCCAGAGAGCTATCACTCCTATATGTGGAATAACTTCTTTAAGCATATTGACATAGATCCGAATAATGCCCATATCCTTGATGGGAACGCACCAGACTTGCAGGCGGAATGTGAtgcatttgaaaagaaaatagaagaagCAGGGGGGATTGATCTGTTTGTTGGAGGTATGAGGAAATGCTCTATGGTTAGTAACAATTCAAGCATGTAAACCAGTTCTTTAATCACCATTTTCATAACTTGACTAAAACCCAGATTTTTCAATTATTGTGTAACAAAGTTCTGTAACTAACAAAGAATCAGTAAAAATACCAAAACAGAATGGTTGGTGTCCAAGTTTCTAATGACTTAAGTAAGTTTTTATTGAAAATGGGGAACTAAAAGGAAAGGATGAGTccttttttattcatttataaTGTTTGAGGATATGTGTTGATTCTCAGGCCTggaatgatttcttttttttaactttgaaaaGGCATTGGTCCAGATGGCCACATTGCATTCAATGAACCCGGATCAAGTCTGTCTTCAAGAACAAGATTAAAGACTTTAGCAATGGACACCATTTTGGCAAATGCTAAATACTTTGATGGAGACTTATCTAAAGTACCAACTATGGCGCTAACAGTTGGTGTGGGTACAGTGATGGATGCTAGAGAAGTAAGAACTCATTTAGTTCTAGTTGCATGTGTGTTTTCAAGATTACTTAGTATTGCTACTGGGATTGAAAGTTAAAGAGACCTTTGTTTTGCAGGTGATGATTCTTATAACAGGTGCGCATAAGGCTTTTGCGCTGTACAAAGCAATTGAAGAAGGAGTCAATCATATGTGGACAGTTTCTGCTTTCCAGCAACACCCTCGCACTATCTTTGTGTGTGATGAAGATGCTACTTTAGAACTAAGAGTTAAAACTGTGAAGTACTTTAAAGGTGAGCACTGAATCAGAGGTTACATGTGTTTACGCAAAACCAACAGCTTTGAAATTACATTGATTTAAGTCTGAGCCTTCTGCAGTCACTAATGTATGTTATATAgccaaaatattaaatattaacttATTTCTTGTGTTTGGAAAATTGCCAGGAGGCATAATTTGTGCTACCTACATTCCAGACAAATCTACTTGGGAAGAGTATTTCCTTTGCTTCTAGTTTTAAACAATAGTTTGGTAATCTTTAATTTCAAACAGCAGCAATCTGGTGTTCCAGATTGCAGTTCTTAACTATACTAGAAAGTTTCACTTAAAGAAAACTCAATACATTTATTAATCCTGATACATTTCCATGCTGCGTTTGCTATGTGATGTAATGTGATGTCTAGTAAACTGTGATACAGACTTTGAAGCCACCTGAGGACATTTTTCAGGTGCAATTAGCATAACAATCTATACTGACTTTGAAAACATTTCACCCTTTTACTGTGTTTTTCGTATTTATAGTAGATATATTGGGGCAAACTTAAAGTAAGTCAGGATGTTTGATAGTAATTGAGACTTCCTACACTGAATCTGCTTCACTGAGCGTAGAAGCTGAGAAAAGTAGTTTTCTCCTGACTGTATTAGCACAGCACATGCAATTGTGTGACTCAGTCGTCTTTCTCACTAGCCTGGGTACCTGTAGTAGTTGAGGTATCAGAGATCAAGATTGTAAtttattaaattcttttttgGAGCATTATATCACCAGTGCTCACACATGTATTAGATTACACTTTGGacatttctgtggtttttacCCTGATACCTCTTGTGGCCAATTTGGTAATTTTGGATTTTTCAGTATGCTGTTCTCTGCTATGTATTTGTGGGATAGGAGGGAGGGTAAATTTTTGCATGTATCACACTGCTCGAGAATACTTACTGTTGTTTTCAAAGATAAACTTCTCTGACTGCTTGGATAAGTTTTAAACATTATCCTGTATTTTATATAAGCAGAGGCTTTGCTTGGTAAATACAAACCTAATGTAGAATCACTAGGAATGAATGACACTGAACATTGCTTTAAAAACATCAAGGGCTACAATTTATGAATGTGTGCTATTGTGTCACTGTAATACACAGCaatagaattttttaaaagatgattTACTTTAAACTTGCTTAGTTTTACCTACTCTCAAATCAgtgatattttttcccctggtaAGATGGAGAAGAAATCAGTGTGGGTCAAATTTGGAATTTTTTCTGAATCTTGATCTTCAGGTTAGACTTCTTAGGGAAGCTAGGTAGTTCTTAATACTGCTGTTTGTGGTAATGATTTACAGGGATTTTTCACCACTTAAAAATTTCAATATGAAACtgcaatatttttgttttatgatCAAGTACCACACTAGCTGGTAAATAGATCAACctattcaatttttttcttactttctgAAAACCTATTTATTATAGATTAAAATTATCAAGTGTACTTATGGTCTTACTGTAAAAGTGAAAATACCTTTCTTGaagaatgaaacagaaaatgaattttGAATTTACTAATTTGTCTGTGGATAAGTTAGTTCAGGATAgttttttttccatatgcatGC from Aphelocoma coerulescens isolate FSJ_1873_10779 chromosome 4, UR_Acoe_1.0, whole genome shotgun sequence encodes the following:
- the GNPDA2 gene encoding glucosamine-6-phosphate isomerase 2 isoform X2, with translation MDEYVGLPRNHPESYHSYMWNNFFKHIDIDPNNAHILDGNAPDLQAECDAFEKKIEEAGGIDLFVGGIGPDGHIAFNEPGSSLSSRTRLKTLAMDTILANAKYFDGDLSKVPTMALTVGVGTVMDAREVMILITGAHKAFALYKAIEEGVNHMWTVSAFQQHPRTIFVCDEDATLELRVKTVKYFKGLMHVHNKLVDPLYSMKEN
- the GNPDA2 gene encoding glucosamine-6-phosphate isomerase 2 isoform X1; the encoded protein is MRLVILEDYDQASEWAAKYICNRIIQFKPSQGRYFTLGLPTGLPRNHPESYHSYMWNNFFKHIDIDPNNAHILDGNAPDLQAECDAFEKKIEEAGGIDLFVGGIGPDGHIAFNEPGSSLSSRTRLKTLAMDTILANAKYFDGDLSKVPTMALTVGVGTVMDAREVMILITGAHKAFALYKAIEEGVNHMWTVSAFQQHPRTIFVCDEDATLELRVKTVKYFKGLMHVHNKLVDPLYSMKEN